Genomic segment of Mastomys coucha isolate ucsf_1 unplaced genomic scaffold, UCSF_Mcou_1 pScaffold5, whole genome shotgun sequence:
TGATagctgaaactccagttccaggggatctgacacactctctGACTTTCATGGAACCAGGCACATGGTGTGTGTACATAATAAAACACTCAAATACgtaaattaataatgataataacaacaatagCAGCACAGTGATtagagccaagtgtggtggtgcatgtctttaaccccaacactcatgagacctctgtgagttcaagaccaacctggtctatatttCGAGTTCAAGAatagccagagctgcatagtagGACACTCTGTTTTAACCTAAGATTAAAAAAGCATTGTCATTGGGAAGTAGAAACCTCAGCTCTTTGCTGAGGGGGATCCGTTAAGTAGGACAGCTCTTCAAAGTAAGGTTTAGGAAATAATTGTCAACATGACTGAGGATGGATAACGGAGCGGGGAGAAGCTGGCTCGTCCCTCTTCGGAGAACTCTATTTTCAGCTATCAATATACTGTGAGGCTTGGTGCTCTCCACTTGCAACAACAGATTTCCTGAAAGTGCCCCGAGCTCTCCAAATGCACTGCTTCTAGAAGTGTGGAAGCAGCAGGGTCTGTCAGCGGGAGCAGGGGGCCATCTGGAGCCCCAGATAAGTCAGCCCAGCCAGTGCTGTCACTAGCCCCATGTTGATGAAGCCAGGTGAATTCTCAACCTGGGGAAACCTTGGGCCTATGAGAGGCCACAGCATCCCTTCAGGCAGGAGTCCTTCTGATGGAATAAAACATGCCTCAATCCCAGTGTTTGCCCAGGCAGGAGATGGGGACCCTAGAGGCTAGCTAGACAAGATCAGAAAAGCTAGAAATGGAATGGTATGGTCAAAGCCCGCACAGAGTGGCTTCCTCTAGCCACCCACAATGCTCCCATTGTGCAAGGGGAAGGGAGGGTTGGACACTGGAGTCTCTCCCTCAGCTGAATTCAGCAGGCCATGCTCAGGGGCATCCTCAATCCTAGAAAACTGGGCTGCAATGAAGATTCCTCATGTTAGGGTGGTCCTTCATCAGCTCCCAGACTCTCTGCTCTGCTGAATATTTAAGCCACATCTGTCCTCAACTCAACGTTTATCAATTCCCACTTCACAGGCTCAAGGACAAGAGCTTGGTCTAGATTCGGgagcccagggatgcagggaagtCCACGTGTATCCTACCGGTAACCCTGTCTACTCATTTAACACCTAGGGCCTACGTTTGTTACTGTGAAGTGAGAGACCATCTAATAAAAGAACATCATCCTTTAAGGTTTAactgtgtaactttaattttttaaaaacctcattTTTAATGGtggtttttaaaatgctttaacctcccttttagcccatcactcaccagaggtagtgggaaagaaggGATAAGGGGGTGTGGGGGCAGcagacctgtttagaaaagttTTTTGGAGcagctcctgtctgtgttgtctggaaatcagcagttcattTCACAGGTCAGtggcagcagctcgatccactcccAGACACTTTAGGGATACACCAGccgtccagtttggtagagtcaggatagcaaacatgagaAAGCAGTGGTGGCACGACCTAGTAGAGTcagtcaggcctcagcctcagctcgagtcagcaggagggactaGAAGAACCTCCAGAAGTTCTCAGATGTTCTTCTCTCGGGTGAAAATCAGCGAAGACAGGAGACTCACAAATGTTGTACAGCTAGCTCTAtcagcaagcctagctcagcctctgtcacggCCTctcaagtcctatttataccctccaaacatcatgtgtcctccgcgggtcttgtctcagcatgtgtgtctgtcttagtTGACATCACTCTGTCGATCAGTCCACATGCACAGAagcggcaagaaactgcagcacaccaccggGAGTTTCTTCGTGTGTTTCTCTCTAGGGAGTCtcgacaaatgcagctcaactatgcagtgtaagaTGGGCCACTCCATGTGTGTCGTTAGCAAAGAACCGTTTATCATATGTCCTTTTACGTGCttgttttagcaaaacatccttttacctatGTCTGCTTCTGCTAAACATCCCTTTACAAATCTGCCTTAGTCTTTCCCCGGTGTCCACTTCAGCTGAACGTTCCTTCACGTGTTtatcccagcaaaacaccatccaaccgactctccaaagaacccttaagtctCTACTTCACGCCTGAGAAACagaccttgtttctttcttttttatttttatttttttagatattttctttatttacatgttatatgatttctcctttcccagtttcccctccaacaaacaaacaaacaaacaaatacaagaacaaacccctgttgcctgcctccctcctccccctgcttgccaccccaccctctcccacttattgaccctggcactcccctacactggggcacagaaccttcacagggccaagggcctctcctcccattgatgatcgactttgcaatcctctactatacacatgctgccagaacagtcagtcccaccatgtatagtccttggttgctggctgagtccctgggagctctgagggtgctagttagttcatattgttgttcatcctaaggggctgcaaacccttcagctcctttgcagAACTTGTTTCTTATTGAAAGCTCTGGAGGTCAGAACCTATCCGCAGTGGGTGGAGCAAGTTCTTAATCCAGACCCTTGGAAAGAGCCCTGTGTTCAGTGCCCCAGGTCCTAAGGACACAGGTTGTTCCTTGTTCCTGAGAAAGCATCCCGGCAAATTAGCAGCCTTACCAATGCCCTGGTTTGGCTGAGACCCTAGACATCTGCCCCTAGTTATCTGCCTCTAGACACCTGCCCAAACGACAGGCTCACTCCAGGCCCCTCGAGAAAAGTCCTGAGGAGAAAGAAGTGTAACTGAAGAGAACCAGTGCTGCAGACATTGAGAAGACGGCCATAGCGCCATGCCCAGAACCAGTGCTGCAGACATTGAGAAGATGGTCATAGCGCCATGCCCAGTTATATGCCAAGACACTGAATAAGCTAGGTGAAATAAATGGTAAGTCCTAGACACACAAAAGTGATGGCGTCCGaattacaaagaaatgaagatgTGAGAAAGCCCCAAGACTAGTTAGGAGATCAGTGAGTAATTAGAAGCCACCAACAGAGAAAAGCCAAGACATGGTGGCTTCTCTGTTAAGTACATGAAGAGTTAATATAAATCCATTCAAACTTTTACCagtaattggggggggggggtgcttccTAACTCATACTATATGCCAAGCACTTGGTCTGACGCAGGGACCCTACTGAGAGACCAGATCAACGCTTGGGTTcggactccatcttagagaacctgacaaAGCTGAACTTGAGTTAACGAACAActctgccccccccacccccacccccactgtagTTTCCAGGTTACTCTCAAACGAGCCTGCCGCTGGTGCTTCACTCCCTAACAACCACctatcaggaggaaagcagaagttaagtttatggtttggctcccagcaccagccaattattttaaagggcaaCAAAATTCCATAATAGCCCCCAaatcagatgtgtgccaggctagaaaccccccttgcttgtttgcttgcctctataaatgcctGCTTGGAACTGGGCTCAGGGCTTCACCCTCCCGTCCTGCTAGGTCAGGATCAGCTGTGAGTCTGGGCTCAAGACTGAATAAAAAAGGCCCTCGTGTGACTGCATCCGAATGGATTCCTTGAAGGTCTTTCGGGATCTGTAAACTTTCAAGGGGCACAACACCTACAATAAAGGAAAATTCAGGGGCCATATTCTTCAGAAACAGTGATGCAAAAGTCCtcagcaatagcaacaacaacaaaaaactatcaaACCCAATGTAGCAACACATTAAAAAGGATTATACACCAGAGCTAAGTGGGACCTATTGATGGAAGGCAAGGGTGGTTCCACTGAAACTTGATGTAAAGCCCATTCCCAGGAATGTGAATACACATTTACTCATGCACAGTCATCTCAATGCAGAACAAGAACTGGCAAAGTTGAGTGCTCCTCATGACAAAAATACTCAACACACCCAGAAGCAGTGACCTCAACGCAGTGAAATCCACATGACGATAGATGACTGACAGCTTTTCTGCTAGGGTGAAAAACAAAGTTTGTCTGTGGCCAGGACAAGCCACAGGATGGACTTAGCGGTGTAAGGCTTTGTTGCTGTAGTTGATCGATAGTTTCTAATCTCTCTGGTGGTGGTGCGCGTTCCTTGCCACCTGCCCCAATGTTCTAGGTtcccgaatgaaagacacacacagccttatatttaatatgccttaagcagctcAATGGCTGGACCACCCCCTGTGATATTtctgagttattacttattaaaatctatatttcatctttgctaccctagacccagtgggggaggggtgcctggGTCTCctccctggctcttacatgattgctatgctctctcttctgcagctctcaagCCTGGATCTTATTCCTTTACCTGCATGAtgattcttctttctcccctgtcccctttccccttagtcctaaagtcccacctctgtatctctgcccagccattagccactggcaactttatttaccagtcagaaccaactggggTCAGGGACACTCGGTGTCTTACATATGGATTGTTGTGCAATTTGGGGAACCCAAATAACATAATACCAGCGTTAGACCAAATCCAAAACAAGGCCTGGCCTGACCTCTTCAGTTAGGAACCATATTACAGTCAAAGCATATACCTCTCTTTCCAGAGCCTCTTCCTTGTGGTTANNNNNNNNNNTGGACTGTATCGCCAAGGATTTTATTGGTGTGAAAGGATACCAGGATATGAATGGCTTAGCACACAAAACCAAATCTTGGTACAGTTCAAAAGCACTGACACCCCTCTCACCCCTTCACCCCGGTAGTGTTCAAAGGGTTGTTCCGACATGCTGGCCAGACCTGTTGTATTGGTCTCATCTATTTTGTGGTCTGTGGTGGTTAATGTTGATTGCCAAAGAGTTCCAGGCTCACTAATGAGGAATtaattatcttgattaggttagCCTCCAGCCGTGCCTGTGAGGTTATTTTGACTAGGTTAAGGTGGGAACACTTACCCCAGAAGGAGCCGGCATCAACACTGAGCTCTGGCTCTGGGTTgcacaaaaaggagaaagctagatTGAGCACCAACCTTTATTACTCTCTGCTTTGTCACTGTGGGTGCAATGTGACTGGATGCCTCTAGCTCCGGCCACCATGACTTCTCTGCCCATgaccaaataagccctttctctcaTAAGCTGTGCTTGTCAGGGTATCTTAGTAACTTATACATGGTCTCACTCTAGTTTGGATCTTGATGCTTCTCCAGAAGCCCGTGCGTCAAAGCTTGGTGGAAAGTGGTGAGCCTCTAAGAGGTGTGACCTAGTGAGAGCCATTGAGATCACTGAGGTCATGCCCTCGAGGAGGACTACGGTGGCTGAGCTCATGCCCTTCATCTCTCTCACTTACCAGCTATGAGGCAAgtgaggttgttttgttttgtcttgtcttgttttgttttgtttttcctactaAGTGCCCTATCATGGTGCCTCCACTAGCCTAAAGCAATGAGACCAGCCGGCCACTGACCAATAAGAAGCTACAGAACAGTAAGCTGAAATAAGCTGTTTATCTTGATACGTCTTGATACATTGACTATCTGAGGAATTTGTTACAGCACTTGTGAAGCCAGCTGATGCATGCCACCAAAAAGGCCAAGAGAGAAATTCAGACAgttagagggaggggaggagggagaatgggTGCAGGGGCCCCTGGAGACCGAAAGAGGGCATGGAATTCTtccagctggagttacaggagaagtatactctcttaactgctgatccacctctgcagaccagcttttgtctttttgtaaCTGGCTTCTGCCTCTAACTCAACATCCTCAGTGTTTCTCCATACTGTAAGACATATCGGAATTTTCTCCTCCTTTAAAGTAGAATAATAtttcatcatacacacacatagtacacacacatagtacatcTTGTTTATGTATTCATCTATTGATGGACATTTAGGCTGCTTCACCACTGGCTTTAAGAAATTACTCCTGGACACGCAAACTATGAATAAGATGGtcttaaaaattataacaaaataatttaggcaaaaaatgaaacaaactctGACCTACTTCTGAGATGTATTGTTAATGAAAAGAACCCAGAACAGGACAGTGTGGGGCCACGCTATTTTGTGTGTAATaaagaaatggggggggggggctggtgagatggctcagcaggttagagcaccaactgctcttccgaaggatcctgagttccgatcccagcaaccacattgtgactcacaaccacccgtaatgagatctgatgccctcttctggtgcgtctgaagacagctacagtgtacttattcatcataataaataaatctttgggctggagcgagcagggattGAGCAAGCATGGCCTGGGGCCTCGGGGTGCTTCTTAGAAAGACTTGTGTTTTCATACATGGATGCTAGATGTGCCCATCACCCTGTGCTCTCCCTCATCCACCACTTTGTCACTTTAGGACCTGCCACCCGGCCCCAGCTATCTAAGCACATTTTTTTCATAATCACCCCGCCTTCCCCTTGTTGGTCCCATGACAGGCTTGCTTTTCCACAGGCTCATTCCTCCCTTTGGTCCTCAGGTCAGTGACCTCCCCAAGCTCCTACTTGGCGGGCTGTCCCCTCTCAGGTCATCCCTGTAGGACACTCCTTCAGCTCACAGCATGAGCTTCGGGATGTAGCCACCTACCACCCACAAGGACCCAGCATCGGGTGCCCAGTGCTGAGCCAGGCCTAGGGTGTTCTGGGTGCTTCTGAGATTGACTTGTGAAGCACCCCTCTGTGATTTTCCCACCACCTGGCAGACTGCTGCCCCGCCCCATGGAGAGTTTCGGTGTCACCTCCACGCTGTCACTGGCCCATCTGGAAGAAAATTGAACTGGAATCCAAGATGGGCTGCAGGGTGAAGAGGTGAGAGACATTACACGGGAGAGGGCAACTTTGGAGCTCACATATTTTGGCATGTAAAGTTAGAACCAGGTGCTGAGCCCCAGGCATGAGACAGAGATAGCACCTGCTGTCTCCAATGATGGCTACCCTCTCCAATGAGAATCTTCAggatccccccacccccgccatcttCATCTGCACCGGCTTCCCCACACAGATGCACAAGAGGAGGTTTGTGAAATTTACATTTTCAGGACTGAAAATTGAGTGTAAGGAGGTTAAAAATAAAGCTGTGACTATCGCTAAGGTCAGAGCTGCCAAGGCTGCCATCCACGCGGATTGACCAAGCACTCTCTAATTCTGTAGCCCCGTCCCAGCACCTCCCACACCACAGACTGCGGACAGCCCTCTGGAGAGTTCCCCGTCATTCCTGAGTGGTCTCTGACCTAGAGTGGGTTATTCCTCTGAGTGGTCTTTCTGTCTTTAGATCAGGGTCACTAGGGGACAGAAAGAGCAGGCCAAAGCCAAAGTCTTTCAGGGGGTGAGCCCATAATAGTCTGTATTTGAGAAAATGGGGTGACCTGACTGTCTAGGCTGGAACTGGTTCAACACCCACAGACCTACAAGCATGTGTGGAAGAACTGGGAGCAAATACAGACTTCCGGTTAAAATGTgcagatgccctctgctggccaggcCACAGACGCTCTCAGCATTGGTCTAGAGAAGGCTTGCATAGAGAGGACACTGTAATGCCCACCAGCAACTGACAGAAGCCCCCAGGCCTACAACGGGGCTCACAATGAAAATCCACTCATGTCCACCAGGGTTCAGACAGGGCTGTGGAGTAGACGGATGCtaggaggaagcagagatagcCCCATTGAGGAGCTACTCTGTAGGCTAATGCAGGAggactgtaagttcaaggcctgcctagacTACAGAGAACATACGAAGCCAACTTGGGcaacttagcaagaccctgtctcaagtgaAAAATAGCGAAGCGGGCTGGGGATGTTAGCTCAGCGGTAGAGGCCTCGGGTAGTGCGCACAGGTGGTCAAtcccagctctctccctccaAAAACAGTGTGCCAACTTTCCTAGCTTCTCACGATGCCAAGACGAACTCAGTAATGTTGAGTTTACATTCCCCAATGTCCAGTCAATAGGACCTCAGGGGAACAGTAGCTTCCACATCTCAAGGGAGCTCTGGGGTTCTTCCTGAATCCCTAATCTGGCTCAGGATCATCCCTGAGCCTATTTTTGTGGTCGGCAGCTGGGGGAAGGTGGTGGCTATTAAGGACTTGGACAAACTTTTCCTGTGCTTGGTAGCTCACCCCTAGAGTGCAGGCAATGGAAGAATCTGAAACAGGGGGATTGctgtgagttgcaggccagcttGAATTATAAAgatagagagaagcagagggataACCAGCTATTAAGGATGTGTTTTCCGAGGAGAGATGGTTCTGGAGAAACAGTAAAGAAGAGATTATTCCTGGGGGAAGAATTGGGGAGGCTATAAGAAAGTGGAGAATGGGTGTTGGGCTGTGAAGTGGGGGACACTGGCAGCCTCTCACGATGTGCTCGCTGAACTTATTAAGTGTGGACAGTGAGAGGCATAGTTCTCTAGCCTGGAACCCAGGGAATCAGTAGGCCCCAGCTCAGTTACCCCCAACTGTTTCTTACCATTGCAGGCAGGCATGCCCCGGACACTGACTGCATCCGACATGGTCACCCCGGGCAGCCTCAGCCCACCTCCCACAGAATCCACAGAAGGAGAGCAGGCTGGGCAGCCCCTCCTGGATGGAGCTCCATCCTCAGCCTCTTTGGACACCCTGATTCAGCACCTCGTGCCCACAGCCGATTACTATCCCGAGGTAGGTGAGCCacctggcgggggggggggtgaggagcAGGAGGGCATGGCACAGGTGACAGGGCTGGAAATGGCCTCGTGCCTAGGGAGTTGGGGCAAGCTGGTAACACACCCTCTGTGCTCTGATGAGTTTGTGTGGTATCCTCGCCAGAAAGCCTACATCTTCACCTTCCTGCTGAGCTCTCGTCTCTTCATCGAGCCCCGAGAGCTCCTGGCTCGGGTGTGCCACCTGTGCATAGAGCAGCAACAGCTGGACAAGCCGGTGCTGGACAAGGTGAGGAGCTAGGCAGGCCAGGAGCTCAGAGTGCACCTGTATGCCCAGGGTCTGACCTCACAGTGTCAGCATTGGGGGGAGGCAGTGGTTGCTCCATCCTCTGGAAAAGGCCCAGGACCTGTAAGAATAGGCCACCCATACCCTTGTACCGTTTTCCAACGTCCTGTGAGATCTATTAAAGTCAGAACTGAGTCCCGGAACCTAGTCTGTATGGCTCTTACCACCAATAGCCTGAGATAGCCCATGCCTCTACAggatttctcttctattacattccaTTTCTGAATAAGGATAGCTTGTCTATGCCCTGCCTCCTCAAggcctttctcctctccctgcctgATCCCGTAACTTACGATTTTCTACACTTATGTCAGTCAGGCTTTCGGGTACAGAAGTCCAGCTTCAACTGGCCCAAGCAAAGAGACATGGCTGATTCATGTGCCTACCCAGCATTAGGTACCTCTCTTTGAGGAGCCCAAATCACCCAACAGGACATGGGGTTTCCTACTCTGATGCTCCCCTCCCCACTacaccctcctccccctctcccatccccctccctccggTTTCATCTGGGACCATAGGCCTCACCTTGTGCTGGCTGGTTCTCCTGCACAGTGAGAGGTGGCCTCCTTTGTCAGGGTGACCATCTTAACCTCTCAACCACGTGGAAAGACCTTTAAAGGTAAAAGGTTGAGATTTCATTGGCCTAGCTTAGGTCACATGCTCATCTGTGAGCAGTCACGTGATGCTTTAGAATCCCGGGATCTGATTGGCCGGTACTCATATAGTTCTATTCCTGAGTCAATCAGCGGAGCCTGTCTCTCTGTGAAAAGAGAAGGGGAGCCCCATGGGAAAACTAAGTTAGCCTGACCCTAGAAAAGGGAGAGGCCAGGGATGGTGTCGGTGGTAGAAATGAGATGGCCCTGGCCTCAAAATATGCATCTGTCTCACTTCCGTCCCCTGTGTGAGTGGAACCAAGgcatctctcctcccaccctctgcTCTGTTGCATTCCCCCTGCTGCCGGGCACAGATAGCCTGAGGCTTACCACAACTACTGCAGGGCCCATGGAATAACCCGGATGGGCAGAGCCTGCTTGGTGAAGGGCTCACTACAGCCCACCAAGTGGCCCCTGCTTCTGCTTTGCCTTGCAGGCCCGAGTCCGGAAGTTTGGTGCCAAACTGCTCCAGTTGCTAGCCGAGTGGACTGAGACCTTCCCACGGGACTTTGAAGAGGAATCCACCATTGGACACCTGACAGATGTGGTGGGCCGCATCTCCCCGTGTGATGAGGTGGGCCAGACATGGTAGAAGTCACTTCCCCTTCCTGTACCTTCCCATCCAGGACCTGAGCCTGTTTCCACCTTCCTCTGGGCCCTTCTCTCCCCACACTGCATAGAATAAATAGCTCAATGGGCCCTCTGGAGCCAGTGGAGGAATACAGGCCCCGCAAAGCTGAGAGGGAATCCAGGGCCCTGTATCTTCTCTACCTCTCCCATCTGTGTCCTGGCAATGGTATTAGGTAGTGAATAAGACCCACGCGTGGGACCAGATGGACTGGTGGCCCGGCAGTGGCTCTGtgacccactaagccatctgcaAAGATCCACATCAGGGACCTACAGAGGTCCCCCTCCCACAGGCCTGCTCCCATGTAGAGCCAGGGTGGCAGTCAGTGTTCATGGCCAAGGACCTGTAATTTGGAGCAGGAGGAGGGCCCCACAGATGAATCACAAGAGCAGCTGAGAGAGCAAGTTCCCCAACTGCTTGCCACTCCTCTGCCAGCTCTCAGGCGAGCTCCTTAGCGCATAAGGAGTAGAGATGTCTCTAGGAGTGATGTTTGCCACAGGCTAAGACCCTCAGGGGTCTAGCATGGGTTAAAGGCCAAAACTCTTGGGATATGGGGATGTCTCAATAAATCTGGCTAAGCTAAGGTCATCTCTCTTTAGAAATACTGTCTCTGGGGCtgatgtggctcagcagttaagagcagaaGGACaggagtccagttcccagcatccacactggcaTCATAACTTACCTGATAGTCAAGCTCCAGAGCACTGGTGCCCTAGTCTGGCCTtcgagggcacctgcactcaagtgtacacaccagcacacaaacaaacacatatgcacctaatttttttttatttaaaaaaaatttttttaaagaaagaaatagggtCTCTGCAGGAGAGATGATGGGATTTCCCATTGTGAATAGAAGGTTCCCTGAGGAACCTCTTGTCCCTGCCCCAGCTCAAGGCATAGTCTGAAGCAGGCTGTCCTTCCCAGCACCATGTTGAGACAGTTTGTCCTTGTCTGATCACTAAGTGCACCCTAGAGATGGGCTGGGTTCTCATAACAAAGATGGCCACACAGCATCATTCTAGCTGGGGTCCTGTGAGGGAGGCAGCATGGTTCCCACTCTGAGCCAGTCAGAGGCCAGTCCTCCAGGGCCAGGCCTGCtcctcttgcttccttccctggCCTGACCGACGTTCTCTGCCCAGAAGCAACTGGTACATTTTAGCCAGAGATGTTCTACCTGAAGCATTTTCTCATCCCCTACCTTCTCCCCAATCTTCTTCAGCCCCAACCACTACATGTCCAATGTAGGGGCCTTTTTCAGGATGGGGCGGGTCCCAGGATATTTGCTGGTACCTGGCCTTGTCCATAGaggcaatacacacacacacacaccccacacacaccacatacacaatacacacacacacacaccacatacacattcaagacacacacacaaaacacaaacacacaccacacactcaaaacacacacacaatacactcaacacgccacacacacatatacaccatataccacacacaccacagacacaccatacacataccacacacacacataccacatacacacactcaaaacctcaaaacacacacacaaaacatttatacacacacacaccacacatacacacaccacacacacttaaaacacacacacacacaccacacactcaaaacacatacacaaaacatactCAACATACCACACACCCACTATATAatgctcacaccacacacacactcaaaacactcaaaacacacacacacacacacacacacacacactgggagccCAGGAGCCTGCAGCTGGGGTTGAGTTTGGGATGTGGGTATTCAGGCCTGAGTGCCCTCTCCCCTCATCCCAACCCTAGACCTATGGGAACAGGGTGCACCAGCTCCTGCAGACTCTGCACCAGAAACTGGCGTCACTTGGCCAGGGACCAGAAGGCCTGGTGGGGGCCGACAAGCTCATCTCCTACAGGACCAAGCCTCCAGCCTCCATCCACAGGGAGCTCCTAGGTGTCTGCAGTGACCCCTACACGCTGGCCCAGCAACTGACCCATGTGGAGCTGGTGAGTGGGACCCAGGGAAGGAGCTACTAGACATAGCAAACACTGCTTCCAACCTCTCTTTCCTGATCTCAGCATAGCCCAGGGATCCAGGCCCAATGGACCCCTGCAGAAGACTCTAGAGCAGTCCCTCGGGATTCTTGGGCCTGGGACAGGAGGTCTGAAGGTGCCAGCTAAGGGTCTAGGCTGGGGACAGAGGAATGGGGTTCAAATTCTCATTCTGGTGCCATTCACTGTGTGGCCTTCTCATGCCTAAGGAACTTGCCATTTGGGCCACATACACATGGGGCTAGAAGTAGGGGGTGGCTGCTCTCCCAGTTCCCCAGAGCCCTCCTTCATGGTGGCTAAAGGGAATGAGCTGACCTCACTCCCAACACATGGGGGTCTATGTAGGTACAGAGGCTAAGGGGTCCCCAGAAAGAGGTAATGGAGGGAAGTTAGCACCTCCCTGCCACACTTGCACCCCTGACTATGCCCTTGATGCCTCCCACCATGTGCCTCCTCCCCATCGTGtgcctctccttcttttctgactcttctcccctccccatgcagGAGCGACTAAGGCACATTGGGCCTGAGGAGTTTGTCCAGGCTTTTGTAAACAAGGACCCCCTGGCAGGCACAAAGGTAAAAGGTTCTTGGGAGAGCTGAGACTACAATGGCCTCTACCCAGTGGTGGCCACGAGGAGGAAGATCTCACGGACATCAGCTGAGGAAGCCTTGATGCTGCCCAGAGCCCAATGGAGGGTCCCTGAACACTCCACCCAGCCTTTCCAGCTCAGATGGCCAGCACTGAGTCCCAGAGAGCCTAGGGGACTGGTTAGACATAGCTGCCAGATCACTCACCCAGCCAGGGTGGAGGGGGAGTCGGGAAGCCACCTTGAGTCAGGCTTCAACTCTGGGCAGAGAGAAGGTACAGGGTGCACCT
This window contains:
- the Rasgef1c gene encoding ras-GEF domain-containing family member 1C codes for the protein MPRTLTASDMVTPGSLSPPPTESTEGEQAGQPLLDGAPSSASLDTLIQHLVPTADYYPEKAYIFTFLLSSRLFIEPRELLARVCHLCIEQQQLDKPVLDKARVRKFGAKLLQLLAEWTETFPRDFEEESTIGHLTDVVGRISPCDETYGNRVHQLLQTLHQKLASLGQGPEGLVGADKLISYRTKPPASIHRELLGVCSDPYTLAQQLTHVELERLRHIGPEEFVQAFVNKDPLAGTKPRFSDKTNNVEAYVKWFNRLCYLVATEICMPAKKKQRAQVIEFFIDVARECFNIGNFNSLMAIISGMNMSPVSRLKKTWAKVKTAKFFILEHQMDPTGNFCNYRTALRGAAHRSLTAHSSREKIVIPFFSLLIKDIYFLNEGCANRLPNGHVNFEKFLELAKQVGEFITWKQVECPFEQDPSITHYLYTAPIFSEDGLYLASYESESPENQTEKERWKSLRSSILGKT